The following coding sequences lie in one Arachis hypogaea cultivar Tifrunner chromosome 4, arahy.Tifrunner.gnm2.J5K5, whole genome shotgun sequence genomic window:
- the LOC112796705 gene encoding uncharacterized protein gives MAAASTSPNFSTPLHNNINLKTFPKCLNTKLSFSSFYVPYNKSIIIRAKSFGATKFDEVVVDEEMDKIRRLQNGSDVRGVALEGEKGRPVDLTPPAVEAIVESFGEWVIRGLESEKRHPVENVRVSLGRDPRISGTKLSTAVFAGLARAGCMVYDMGLATTPACFMSTLLPPFMYDASIMMTASHLPYTRNGLKFFTKRGGLTSQQVEEICDKAAHKYANRLAKVSTLLNVLPTKVDFMSTYAKHLREIIKERVNHPLHYDTPLQGFQIIVNAGNGSGGFFTWDVLDKLGADTFGSLHLNPDGMFPNHIPNPEDKTAMALTRAAVLENSADLGIVFDTDVDRSGVVDKKGNPINGDKLIALMAAIVLKENPGSTIVTDARTSMGLTRFITERGGHHCLYRVGYRNVIDKGAQLNDEGIETHLMMETSGHGALKENHFLDDGAYMVVKIIIEMVRMKLAGSADDEGIGSLIKDLEEPCESVELRINIISEARDAKAKGSEAIETFRKYIEEGKLKGWELDACGDCWVSEGCLLDSNDTPTPIDAYMYRAKVSNDEHGEHGWVHMRQSIHNPNIAVNMQSSVQGGCWSMARAFRDDFLKSSGVDAFLDITQIDKFAENGTVA, from the exons ATGGCTGCTGCTTCTACTTCTCCAAACTTCTCAACACCTTTGCATAATAACATTAACCTCAAAACATTCCCTAAATGTTTgaataccaaacttagcttctcaTCATTCTATGTGCCATACAACAAGTCCATTATTATTCGAGCAAAATCATTTGGCGCGACGAAATTCGACGAGGTTGTGGTTGATGAAGAGATGGACAAGATTAGGAGGCTTCAGAACGGCTCGGACGTCAGAGGGGTGGCGTTGGAGGGCGAGAAAGGAAGGCCGGTCGACCTTACTCCCCCCGCCGTGGAGGCAATAGTAGAGAGTTTTGGAGAGTGGGTTATACGTGGTTTGGAGAGTGAAAAAAGACACCCTGTGGAGAATGTGAGGGTCTCACTAGGCCGTGATCCTCGAATCTCCGGCACTAAGCTCAGCACGGCGGTGTTTGCTGGCCTTGCTCGCGCCGGTTGCATGGTCTATGACATGGGACTAGCCACAACACCGGCTTGTTTCATGAGTACATTGTTGCCACCATTTATGTATGATGCCTCAATAATG ATGACAGCATCTCACTTACCTTACACAAGAAATGGTCTCAAGTTCTTTACAAAGAGAGGGGGATTGACTTCACAACAGGTAGAAGAGATATGTGATAAAGCTGCTCATAAATATGCAAATAGGTTGGCCAAAGTATCTACCTTGCTCAACGTTCTTCCAACTAAGGTTGACTTCATGAGCACTTATGCAAAGCATCTAAGAGAAATCATCAAGGAGAGGGTCAACCATCCTTTGCATTATGACACTCCACTCCAGGGATTTCAG ATaattgtaaatgctggaaatgGATCAGGAGGATTCTTTACATGGGATGTGTTAGACAAACTTGGAGCAGATACCTTTGGGTCTCTGCACCTCAACCCTGACGGCATGTTCCCCAACCACATCCCGAACCCGGAGGACAAAACCGCCATGGCGCTGACACGAGCCGCCGTGCTGGAGAACTCGGCCGACCTTGGAATAGTGTTCGACACCGATGTGGACAGAAGTGGCGTGGTTGACAAGAAAGGGAATCCAATAAATGGTGACAAGTTAATCGCTCTCATGGCTGCAATTGTTCTAAAGGAAAATCCAGGTTCGACTATAGTGACCGATGCTCGAACAAGCATGGGACTGACTAGATTCATAACTGAAAGAGGAGGCCACCATTGCCTCTACCGAGTTGGATACCGGAATGTTATTGATAAGGGAGCTCAGCTCAACGACGAAGGAATCGAGACGCATCTTATGATGGAAACATCTGGCCATGGTGCTCTTAAAGAGAATCATTTCCTCGACGATG GCGCCTACATGGTGGTGAAGATTATAATCGAAATGGTGCGAATGAAGCTCGCCGGATCAGCTGATGATGAAGGAATTGGTAGTCTcataaaagatcttgaagagCCTTGTGAATCCGTAGAGCTAAGGATAAATATAATCTCTGAAGCTAGAGATGCCAAAGCAAAAGGATCAGAGGCTATTGAAACATTTAGAAAGTATATTGAG GAAGGGAAGCTTAAAGGGTGGGAATTGGATGCATGTGGTGACTGTTGGGTGAGTGAAGGGTGTCTGCTTGATTCAAATGACACTCCTACACCCATTGACGCTTACATGTACAG GGCAAAAGTATCTAATGATGAGCATGGAGAACATGGTTGGGTTCACATGAGGCAGAGTATTCACAATCCAAACATTGCTGTGAACATGCAATCATCTGTTCAAGGAGGATGTTGGTCCATGGCAAGAGCTTTTAGAGACGA TTTCCTTAAATCAAGTGGAGTTGATGCATTCCTTGACATTACTCAAATTGATAAGTTTGCTGAAAATGGCACCGTGGCCTAA
- the LOC112796704 gene encoding protein C2-DOMAIN ABA-RELATED 7 — MENILGLIKLRIKRGTNLKPCDSDSSDPYVLVTLEETKLKTRHEKDSLNPEWNEELTLYIKDVNIPIHLTVCDKDTFTKDDKMGEADIDLKPYLLCVKVGLSELPEGHVVKRIEPNDSNCLAEESKIIWTNGKVIQYMTLKLRNVNTGELHVEIEWLDVPESKGLSGVPL, encoded by the exons ATGGAGAACATTCTGGGTCTCATCAAATTACGCATCAAAAGAGGCACTAACCTCAAACCTTGTGATAGTGATTCCAGTGACCCTTATGTCCTTGTCACCTTGGAGGAAACG AAACTGAAAACTCGTCATGAGAAAGATAGCTTGAATCCGGAGTGGAATGAAGAATTGACACTCTATATTAAGGATGTTAATATTCCCATTCATCTT ACGGTTTGTGACAAAGACACTTTCACGAAGGACGACAAGATGGGCGAAGCGGATATCGACTTGAAGCCATATCTTCTGTGTGTGAAGGTGGGATTAAGCGAGCTGCCAGAGGGCCATGTGGTGAAGAGGATTGAACCAAATGACTCTAACTGCCTTGCTGAAGAGAGCAAGATCATATGGACTAATGGGAAAGTAATCCAATATATGACCTTAAAATTGAGAAATGTTAACACTGGTGAGCTTCATGTGGAAATTGAGTGGCTTGATGTTCCTGAATCCAAGGGCTTATCTGGGGTTCCACTTTAg